In Antechinus flavipes isolate AdamAnt ecotype Samford, QLD, Australia chromosome 3, AdamAnt_v2, whole genome shotgun sequence, a genomic segment contains:
- the LOC127556807 gene encoding zinc finger protein ZFP2-like isoform X1, producing the protein MADLSSVWGTGQEGPTSAAVRSLWLLSADVVKCVSGPALPLDGTPTEEEEEEEEEERTPELVAASLQDLVTFRDVAVHFTWEEWRLLTPAQRALYGRVMLETLEHLVSVGLPISKLDAISLVGGRRAPRRPGKDAPRRRCPGSLNQEIQCETKASSLMSDGCTGTSPNKILPKDNSRYSMKRETHFNLERHKDNQGRWSRQVTAIPKTTFNVPLCNIFERSLSLGSVSVPLHRSATGKSIHKSPTLGKSLWNFLNLITSNALSLEKNLSKYDKCKKPFSYHSDLIKFHQIHNGEKLREHSECGKALDERSDLTRHEKSGIGKKHYKCDECGKAFNHRGSLTKHTRIHTGERPFKCSDCGKAFSERGKLKSHQRTHTGVKPFECNECGKAFSVRGNLNAHHRIHAGVKPFECNECGKGFSESRLLKSHQITHTGVKPFQCNECGKAFNQKGNLMSHQRTHTGMKPFLCNKCGKTFNQKRFLKSHQKIHTEEKPFECNECGKAFSQKGYLKNHKKIHSGEKPFECNECGKAFRRKGYLITHQRTHTGVKAVECNECGKAFSQKGYLKSHKRIHAGEKPFECNECGKAFSQKSYLKSHHRIHTGEKPFQCNECGKTFSHKGYLKSHQKIHSGKKFEQNQCENVFNQNCLGGHQEIKGGVKPFEYDECDKAIGEKEVLIRHQRTQTDVKHFECNEFGKGFCRKAHLITHHRTQTGLKLYECK; encoded by the exons atggctgACCTCTCCAGTGTCTGGGGGACGGGACAGGAAGGGCCGACATCTGCCGCTGTGAGGAGTCTCTGGCTTCTTTCTGCTGATGTGGTCAAGTGTGTTTCAGGCCCCGCCCTTCCCCTGGACGGGACCCCcactgaggaggaggaggaggaggaagaggaagaaaggaccCCCGAGCTTGTGGCCGCCAGCTTGCAG GACCTGGTGACCTTCCGGGACGTGGCCGTGCACTTCACCTGGGAGGAGTGGAGACTGCTGACGCCCGCGCAGAGGGCCCTGTACGGGCGCGTGATGCTGGAGACCTTGGAGCACCTGGTCTCTGTGG GGCTGCCCATCTCCAAACTGGACGCGATCTCCCTGGTGGGGGGCAGGAGAGCACCGCGGAGGCCTGGAAAGGACGCGCCGAGGAGACGCTGTCCAG GTTCCCTCAATCAGGAGATACAATGTGAAACAAAGGCCTCGAGTCTGATGTCAGACGGTTGTACGGGAACCTCACCCAACAAAATTCTGCCAAAGGATAATTCCAGGTATTCCATGAAAAGAGAAACTCATTTCAACTTAGAAAGACACAAGGACAACCAAGGAAGATGGTCCAGACAAGTAACAGCCATTCCTAAAACAACTTTTAACGTACCTCTCTGTAATATATTTGAGAGAAGTTTGAGTCTGGGCTCGGTGTCTGTTCCACTCCACAGAAGTGCCACAGGAAAGAGTATTCATAAATCTCCAACACTTGGAAAGAGCTTatggaattttttaaatctcattacATCTAATGCATTATCCTTAGAAAAGAATCTTTCTAAATATGACAAATGCAAGAAGCCTTTCAGTTACCACTCAGACTTAATTAAATTTCATCAAATACATAATGGAGAAAAGCTACGTGAACAcagtgaatgtggaaaagccttggATGAAAGATCAGATCTTACCAGACATGAGAAAAGTGGAATTGGGAAGAAACATTATAAATGTGacgaatgtggaaaagcctttaaCCATAGGGGGAGTTTGACTAAACACActagaattcatactggagagagacCTTTTAAATGTAGTGATTGTGGGAAAGCTTTCAGTGAGAGAGGAAAACTCAAAAGTCATCAGAGAACTCATACTGGAGTGAAGccctttgaatgtaatgaatgtgggaaagcctttagtGTGAGGGGAAACCTCAACGCACATCATCGAATTCATGCAGGAGTAAAACCCTttgagtgtaatgaatgtgggaaaggctTCAGTGAAAGTAGATTGCTCAAAAGCCACCAGATAACTCATACTGGAGTGAAGCCATttcaatgtaatgaatgtgggaaagccttcaatCAGAAAGGAAACTTGATGAGCCACCAAAGAACTCATACTGGAATGAAACCTTTTCTGTGTAATAAATGTGGGAAAACCTTCAACCAGAAGCGTTTCCTTAAAAGtcatcagaaaattcatactgaAGAGAAgccttttgaatgtaatgaatgcgGGAAAGCCTTTAGCCAGAAAGGTTatcttaaaaatcataaaaaaattcatAGTGGAGAAAAAccatttgaatgtaatgaatgtgggaaagctttccgTCGGAAAGGATACCTTATTACTCATCAGAGAACTCATACTGGAGTGAAAGCTGttgagtgtaatgaatgtggaaaagcttttagcCAGAAGGGTTACCTTAAAAGTCATAAGAGAATTCATGCTGGGGAGAAgccttttgaatgtaatgaatgtgggaaagctttcagcCAGAAGAGTTACCTTAAAAGTCATCatagaatccatactggagagaaaccatttcaatgtaatgaatgtgggaaaacattCAGCCATAAGGGTTACCTCAAAAGTCATCAGAAAATACATAGTGGAAAGAAATTTGAACAAAATCAATGTGAGAACGTCTTCAACCAGAATTGCCTTGGTGGCCATCAGGAAATTAAGGGGGGAGTAAAGCCCTTTGAATATGATGAATGTGACAAAGCCATCGGTGAGAAGGAAGTCCTTATTAGACATCAGAGAACTCAGACtgatgtaaaacattttgaatgtaatgaatttGGGAAAGGCTTCTGCAGGAAAGCGCATCTTATTACCCATCACAGAACTCAGACTGGGTTAAAACTTTATGAATGTAAATGA
- the LOC127556807 gene encoding zinc finger protein ZFP2-like isoform X2, producing the protein MWLGRKALYAQEPLTVQPSDRKLPKRGPALPLDGTPTEEEEEEEEEERTPELVAASLQDLVTFRDVAVHFTWEEWRLLTPAQRALYGRVMLETLEHLVSVGLPISKLDAISLVGGRRAPRRPGKDAPRRRCPGSLNQEIQCETKASSLMSDGCTGTSPNKILPKDNSRYSMKRETHFNLERHKDNQGRWSRQVTAIPKTTFNVPLCNIFERSLSLGSVSVPLHRSATGKSIHKSPTLGKSLWNFLNLITSNALSLEKNLSKYDKCKKPFSYHSDLIKFHQIHNGEKLREHSECGKALDERSDLTRHEKSGIGKKHYKCDECGKAFNHRGSLTKHTRIHTGERPFKCSDCGKAFSERGKLKSHQRTHTGVKPFECNECGKAFSVRGNLNAHHRIHAGVKPFECNECGKGFSESRLLKSHQITHTGVKPFQCNECGKAFNQKGNLMSHQRTHTGMKPFLCNKCGKTFNQKRFLKSHQKIHTEEKPFECNECGKAFSQKGYLKNHKKIHSGEKPFECNECGKAFRRKGYLITHQRTHTGVKAVECNECGKAFSQKGYLKSHKRIHAGEKPFECNECGKAFSQKSYLKSHHRIHTGEKPFQCNECGKTFSHKGYLKSHQKIHSGKKFEQNQCENVFNQNCLGGHQEIKGGVKPFEYDECDKAIGEKEVLIRHQRTQTDVKHFECNEFGKGFCRKAHLITHHRTQTGLKLYECK; encoded by the exons ATGTGGCTGGGGAGGAAGGCGCTCTACGCTCAGGAGCCACTGACCGTTCAGCCTTCGGACCGGAAGCTGCCGAAGAGAG GCCCCGCCCTTCCCCTGGACGGGACCCCcactgaggaggaggaggaggaggaagaggaagaaaggaccCCCGAGCTTGTGGCCGCCAGCTTGCAG GACCTGGTGACCTTCCGGGACGTGGCCGTGCACTTCACCTGGGAGGAGTGGAGACTGCTGACGCCCGCGCAGAGGGCCCTGTACGGGCGCGTGATGCTGGAGACCTTGGAGCACCTGGTCTCTGTGG GGCTGCCCATCTCCAAACTGGACGCGATCTCCCTGGTGGGGGGCAGGAGAGCACCGCGGAGGCCTGGAAAGGACGCGCCGAGGAGACGCTGTCCAG GTTCCCTCAATCAGGAGATACAATGTGAAACAAAGGCCTCGAGTCTGATGTCAGACGGTTGTACGGGAACCTCACCCAACAAAATTCTGCCAAAGGATAATTCCAGGTATTCCATGAAAAGAGAAACTCATTTCAACTTAGAAAGACACAAGGACAACCAAGGAAGATGGTCCAGACAAGTAACAGCCATTCCTAAAACAACTTTTAACGTACCTCTCTGTAATATATTTGAGAGAAGTTTGAGTCTGGGCTCGGTGTCTGTTCCACTCCACAGAAGTGCCACAGGAAAGAGTATTCATAAATCTCCAACACTTGGAAAGAGCTTatggaattttttaaatctcattacATCTAATGCATTATCCTTAGAAAAGAATCTTTCTAAATATGACAAATGCAAGAAGCCTTTCAGTTACCACTCAGACTTAATTAAATTTCATCAAATACATAATGGAGAAAAGCTACGTGAACAcagtgaatgtggaaaagccttggATGAAAGATCAGATCTTACCAGACATGAGAAAAGTGGAATTGGGAAGAAACATTATAAATGTGacgaatgtggaaaagcctttaaCCATAGGGGGAGTTTGACTAAACACActagaattcatactggagagagacCTTTTAAATGTAGTGATTGTGGGAAAGCTTTCAGTGAGAGAGGAAAACTCAAAAGTCATCAGAGAACTCATACTGGAGTGAAGccctttgaatgtaatgaatgtgggaaagcctttagtGTGAGGGGAAACCTCAACGCACATCATCGAATTCATGCAGGAGTAAAACCCTttgagtgtaatgaatgtgggaaaggctTCAGTGAAAGTAGATTGCTCAAAAGCCACCAGATAACTCATACTGGAGTGAAGCCATttcaatgtaatgaatgtgggaaagccttcaatCAGAAAGGAAACTTGATGAGCCACCAAAGAACTCATACTGGAATGAAACCTTTTCTGTGTAATAAATGTGGGAAAACCTTCAACCAGAAGCGTTTCCTTAAAAGtcatcagaaaattcatactgaAGAGAAgccttttgaatgtaatgaatgcgGGAAAGCCTTTAGCCAGAAAGGTTatcttaaaaatcataaaaaaattcatAGTGGAGAAAAAccatttgaatgtaatgaatgtgggaaagctttccgTCGGAAAGGATACCTTATTACTCATCAGAGAACTCATACTGGAGTGAAAGCTGttgagtgtaatgaatgtggaaaagcttttagcCAGAAGGGTTACCTTAAAAGTCATAAGAGAATTCATGCTGGGGAGAAgccttttgaatgtaatgaatgtgggaaagctttcagcCAGAAGAGTTACCTTAAAAGTCATCatagaatccatactggagagaaaccatttcaatgtaatgaatgtgggaaaacattCAGCCATAAGGGTTACCTCAAAAGTCATCAGAAAATACATAGTGGAAAGAAATTTGAACAAAATCAATGTGAGAACGTCTTCAACCAGAATTGCCTTGGTGGCCATCAGGAAATTAAGGGGGGAGTAAAGCCCTTTGAATATGATGAATGTGACAAAGCCATCGGTGAGAAGGAAGTCCTTATTAGACATCAGAGAACTCAGACtgatgtaaaacattttgaatgtaatgaatttGGGAAAGGCTTCTGCAGGAAAGCGCATCTTATTACCCATCACAGAACTCAGACTGGGTTAAAACTTTATGAATGTAAATGA